A genomic stretch from Brucella sp. BE17 includes:
- a CDS encoding SDR family oxidoreductase: protein MNLEIEGKVAIVTGASAGIGFAVAEELLTNGARVLVVARDEGRLANAVNKLAIAAAGRSGDVVALAADVSKPESAQLIVERAIETFGGIDILVNNAGRAHAGGLMASTDQDWEEMTAVKLTSMRRLCKAAIPHMQKSRWGRIVNMSSIGGIHPNPKLFVSHVLSAAINNLTKSLALEVAKDGILVNAIGIGAVATDNWANNMVPAVRRSRAEFADLSDDDVIARISAECTPIGRAGSAREIAAIAAFLSSNRNGFVTGDTIEASGGADRFM from the coding sequence ATGAACCTCGAAATAGAAGGCAAGGTAGCTATCGTAACGGGAGCAAGCGCCGGTATCGGCTTTGCCGTTGCGGAAGAGCTTCTCACCAATGGCGCGCGCGTACTTGTTGTCGCGCGAGATGAGGGGCGGCTGGCCAATGCTGTCAACAAGCTCGCAATAGCGGCCGCTGGTCGTTCCGGCGACGTCGTGGCCCTGGCTGCAGATGTCTCAAAGCCGGAATCAGCTCAGTTAATTGTCGAGCGTGCTATCGAAACATTTGGCGGTATCGATATTCTGGTCAATAATGCTGGACGCGCCCATGCTGGTGGCCTGATGGCGTCTACGGATCAGGATTGGGAGGAGATGACCGCGGTAAAGCTGACCTCCATGCGGCGGCTTTGCAAGGCGGCAATCCCACACATGCAGAAAAGCAGATGGGGTCGCATCGTCAATATGTCTTCAATCGGAGGCATTCATCCCAATCCTAAGCTGTTCGTCTCACATGTTCTAAGCGCAGCGATCAACAACTTGACGAAGTCGCTTGCTCTGGAAGTTGCGAAAGACGGCATCCTCGTTAACGCAATCGGCATTGGCGCAGTGGCAACCGACAACTGGGCGAATAATATGGTGCCGGCGGTTCGCCGTTCGCGGGCGGAGTTTGCGGATCTGTCGGATGACGATGTGATCGCTCGCATCTCTGCTGAATGCACACCGATCGGACGCGCGGGTTCGGCCCGCGAAATCGCCGCGATCGCGGCCTTCCTGAGTTCCAACAGGAATGGCTTCGTGACCGGCGATACGATCGAGGCGTCCGGCGGCGCTGATCGGTTCATGTAA